The following DNA comes from Spirochaetota bacterium.
CATAATTCAAATTCCGGCATCATACCCCAGGAAATAAACAGAAAGCTGCAGGAATATGCACAGCTTATACATGAGTATAATAAAAATACTAATATTACAGGATTAAAAGATAGTGAATCTATTTATAAAGAACTCATCATGGGGAGCATAACGCCTTTAATGCATGTAGATGTTCCACGTGGAACAAATTTTATAGATATAGGCACAGGTGCAGGGATACCGGGAATCCCGCTATTGCTGTATTTTGGCGGGAATATGAAAGGTGTTTTAGTAGATTCAAATAATAAAAAAATTAAATTCCTGTTGAATGCAATAGAAACATTGGGAATAACTAATATAGTTACGGTAATTCAGGGCAGGGTAGAAGAAATAGCAAAAGAAAAAGCATATAGGGATAATTTTGATTTTGCTGTTGCCCGTGCTTTTGCTCACCCGCTTATGGCACTGGAGTATGGACTGCCCTTTGTGAAGCAAGGGGGGTGGATGTATATATATTATGCTCTTAATGTGTATGAAATGAGAATACAAAATAATAAGATAGTGTCTACTGATAAAGAGATAATAGTAGAGTATAGTGATAATAAACAACATGAAGCAAATAATTTTGCAAAAAATGATATGGCAACATTAATTCACTATTTAAAAAAGCACGCACATAATCTTGGCGGACATATGGCTACGCTTGAAGAAGCAAGAAAATTGAAACTATATGAAGGTTTAATCTTTATGAAAGATAGGTACACGCCTGCAAGCTATCCACGAAAACATGCTCTTGTAAAAAGGGAAGTTGCGAATGTAAGGGATATAAGTTCATGAGCCATATAAAAAAGAAATATCTTCTTAGTATGGTTTTGGTGTATTGTATGACTTTTACAGGAATCAATGCTCAAATAAATCAAGGCCAGCTGCACAGTATGATAATAAAAGATGAAACTCTAATTGCACCAGGCATTGGGGCATCATCTACGGTGATTGATATGTCTGAACAGGAAGTTTTATTAATAAAGGGGAACCCTTTTGAAAAAACACAACAGGTACAGCATGATTTATTTAAGGATGTTTTAAAAATACAATCAGAAATTACGGTACCTTTTCATTATTTATATACTTACCGGAATCCATTAACCATTATAGGATTATATACTGGCAGGGTATCGTTTATTATTATATGGGGTTCATATGGTGTTTTAATTGATGGTGTGCGTTTATCAAAGGGTATAATGGCAATAGTATTTAATTATGGCAATGAAGGAATGAAGGTTCTAAAAGATGCAGATGGGTCAATCTACATGTATCCGTCAAAGGGGATTGCGTTTATTGATGAAAAGAGTGATGATACTGTAGATGGGGTAATAATTTTCAAGGGTAGTTCAAATCAATAATTATTATGCAATAGAAATTTTTGTGGCGATGCTTTCATGGATATGATGTGCAAGCATATCATTAATCCCATATTCATGAAAAACAATATCATCAATTGTATCCATTAATGTTTTCCGTTTAATTCCATCAACATTCCTGAGTTCTAAAGATAATTTTTTCAAAAGCTTTTTGTTTGTAGAATTAATTATTTTTATAGGCAGTTTCTCAAGATTACCACGCAAGACTTTAACAGTAAAAAATTGAGTTTCATAAATATATTGCAGCAGGCGAGAATTTAAAACAGCTACAAGGACATCAGGGTCCAGCTGCGGTGACAGTGGAATAAAACCATTAACATTGTTAAGTGTATACAATCCATGGGGGTCAACGGCAAAGGTAAGATACCTGCCGATAAATTTATATAGTATTTTATTTCTTGTAAGGTAACATTGCTGTTCGGCAACTTGTTGTAATGTGGCCACATTATATTTAAAATAATGGTTACTGAAATTAATACGAAATTTCTCTACATCTTTGCCTATGATTATTGGATCAGGATGTGTTGAGTTTTTGATAGTGCTAATGTGATAGTCATTATTGCCAGTGACAATACCAAGAAAAAATTTAACCCTGTCTTGTAATGTAATATACGGCAGTGTATGAATGTGCTCTAATAATGCTACTGCTTTGCGGGTATAATTGATGGAGAAGATAGATTCATGGGAAGTACAATACATTTGTTGGGGTATCAAATGTGCGATAGTTGTTAATGATTTTGCATGTTTTATGTGAACAATATGTTTCCTGCGAATTTCTTCCCGTGGCTCCTTTTGAACAGTAAGCGATATGGCAGGTGCATACACTCCTTTAAAACAATCTCCCCATTGAACTATTTCTTTAATTATGGTGTGCGAAAGTAGCATATGGCGTGAGTTCTGATGTGCTTTA
Coding sequences within:
- the rsmG gene encoding 16S rRNA (guanine(527)-N(7))-methyltransferase RsmG, coding for MHNSNSGIIPQEINRKLQEYAQLIHEYNKNTNITGLKDSESIYKELIMGSITPLMHVDVPRGTNFIDIGTGAGIPGIPLLLYFGGNMKGVLVDSNNKKIKFLLNAIETLGITNIVTVIQGRVEEIAKEKAYRDNFDFAVARAFAHPLMALEYGLPFVKQGGWMYIYYALNVYEMRIQNNKIVSTDKEIIVEYSDNKQHEANNFAKNDMATLIHYLKKHAHNLGGHMATLEEARKLKLYEGLIFMKDRYTPASYPRKHALVKREVANVRDISS
- a CDS encoding N-6 DNA methylase, whose translation is MQKKIDSYITYNIHYIDFCIGQLKKDIDGLANRTDAITAILKHILFQKEMTIPLSNQGITACNDLLRVMSGWDIIQHGDIAGYIYQNIKDTHDKKKKGQYFTPPAIVQYMVEQALQYHDNPFTVKILDPACGSGQFLIYTYQYLMELYKQHGISQQEAAYTICHNNLFGYDIDPIACMIAQWNIKRLSGTHTNIFNRDMLLAEDLFNKNNAFGFDIIIGNPPWGAHFTHEQKQYFKQHYFSAKSGINSFTLFIEQSLSFLHERGILSFLIPEAYLNIKAHQNSRHMLLSHTIIKEIVQWGDCFKGVYAPAISLTVQKEPREEIRRKHIVHIKHAKSLTTIAHLIPQQMYCTSHESIFSINYTRKAVALLEHIHTLPYITLQDRVKFFLGIVTGNNDYHISTIKNSTHPDPIIIGKDVEKFRINFSNHYFKYNVATLQQVAEQQCYLTRNKILYKFIGRYLTFAVDPHGLYTLNNVNGFIPLSPQLDPDVLVAVLNSRLLQYIYETQFFTVKVLRGNLEKLPIKIINSTNKKLLKKLSLELRNVDGIKRKTLMDTIDDIVFHEYGINDMLAHHIHESIATKISIA